The Astyanax mexicanus isolate ESR-SI-001 chromosome 24, AstMex3_surface, whole genome shotgun sequence genome has a segment encoding these proteins:
- the ccdc50b gene encoding coiled-coil domain-containing protein 50 isoform X2 — MTEIETEIDKSHLPRVYDVCQCFSVLEDGALAQSLQEQEIEQFYSSNVQKNQAVQSDVRLARRLQEEEEQRVHQSHQIQQMEEQDCEYAKMIQEELRRRDEEARRREEEDEELAKRLQEEEELEMKQQRAEAGQPADTTHSPLSEELWAQLVRDAELARTLQEEDGQPDRKSRGSDVDFRAAQVAQDEEIARYMQRQERKNSRSRRSQDLEVQERSLEVIRKDADNTTSRKMEPLQMPRERLNSEGLHSPVEEEHTLEQHHLSPTCNTLRTQPVRNIAEELDPTFTTRKRDSQISTSPPPGICLAPRTPHSIFYDYLPEPTFVPPTRRHVDKLVRPKAKEKRENCKQQ, encoded by the exons TGTGTCAGTGTTTCTCAGTGCTGGAGGATGGAGCGCTCGCTCAGAGCCTTCAGGAGCAGGAGA TCGAGCAGTTCTACAGCTCTAACGTGCAGAAGAACCAGGCGGTGCAGAGTGATGTTCGTCTAGCCCGAcggctgcaggaggaggaggagcagagggTTCATCAAAGCCACCAGATTCAGCAAAT GGAGGAACAGGACTGTGAGTACGCAAAGATGATTCAGGAGGAGCTCAGAAGACGCGACGAAGAAGCTCGGAGGAGAGAAGAAGAGGATGAG GAACTGGCCAAGCgtctgcaggaggaggaggagctggagatgAAGCAGCAGAGAGCTGAGGCCGGTCAGCCTGCGGACACCACACACTCCCCACTCAGTGAAG AGCTGTGGGCGCAGTTGGTGCGGGATGCTGAGCTGGCCCGTACTCTACAGGAGGAAGATGGGCAGCCTGACAGGAAG AGCCGGGGATCAGACGTGGATTTCCGTGCTGCTCAAGTGGCGCAGGATGAG GAGATTGCCCGCTACATGCAGCGACAGGAGCGAAAGAACAGCAGGAGCAGGAGGTCACAGGACCTAGAGGTCCAGGAGAGGTCACTTGAGGTCATTCGGAAAGACGCTGACAACACGACCAGCAGAAAA ATGGAGCCTCTGCAAATGCCGAGGGAGAGGCTGAACTCTGAGGGTCTTCACTCACCTGTGGAAGAGGAACACACACTCGAGCAGCATCACCTAAGCCCTACCTGCAATACTCT GCGAACACAGCCAGTCCGTAACATCGCAGAGGAGCTGGACCCAACTTTCACCACCAGAAAGAGAGACAGCCAGATATCCACCAGCCCACCACCAG gAATATGCCTGGCACCACGGACCCCTCACAGTATTTTCTATGATTACCTGCCTGAACCCACATTCGTCCCGCCCACCAGACGCCATGTTGACAAATTGGTGCGGCCCAAAGCCAAAGAGAAACGAGAGAACTGCAAGCAACAGTAA
- the ccdc50b gene encoding coiled-coil domain-containing protein 50 isoform X3 translates to MTEIETEIDKSHLPRVYDVEQFYSSNVQKNQAVQSDVRLARRLQEEEEQRVHQSHQIQQMEEQDCEYAKMIQEELRRRDEEARRREEEDEELAKRLQEEEELEMKQQRAEAGQPADTTHSPLSEELWAQLVRDAELARTLQEEDGQPDRKSRGSDVDFRAAQVAQDEEIARYMQRQERKNSRSRRSQDLEVQERSLEVIRKDADNTTSRKLHCVQMEPLQMPRERLNSEGLHSPVEEEHTLEQHHLSPTCNTLRTQPVRNIAEELDPTFTTRKRDSQISTSPPPGICLAPRTPHSIFYDYLPEPTFVPPTRRHVDKLVRPKAKEKRENCKQQ, encoded by the exons TCGAGCAGTTCTACAGCTCTAACGTGCAGAAGAACCAGGCGGTGCAGAGTGATGTTCGTCTAGCCCGAcggctgcaggaggaggaggagcagagggTTCATCAAAGCCACCAGATTCAGCAAAT GGAGGAACAGGACTGTGAGTACGCAAAGATGATTCAGGAGGAGCTCAGAAGACGCGACGAAGAAGCTCGGAGGAGAGAAGAAGAGGATGAG GAACTGGCCAAGCgtctgcaggaggaggaggagctggagatgAAGCAGCAGAGAGCTGAGGCCGGTCAGCCTGCGGACACCACACACTCCCCACTCAGTGAAG AGCTGTGGGCGCAGTTGGTGCGGGATGCTGAGCTGGCCCGTACTCTACAGGAGGAAGATGGGCAGCCTGACAGGAAG AGCCGGGGATCAGACGTGGATTTCCGTGCTGCTCAAGTGGCGCAGGATGAG GAGATTGCCCGCTACATGCAGCGACAGGAGCGAAAGAACAGCAGGAGCAGGAGGTCACAGGACCTAGAGGTCCAGGAGAGGTCACTTGAGGTCATTCGGAAAGACGCTGACAACACGACCAGCAGAAAA TTACACTGTGTGCAGATGGAGCCTCTGCAAATGCCGAGGGAGAGGCTGAACTCTGAGGGTCTTCACTCACCTGTGGAAGAGGAACACACACTCGAGCAGCATCACCTAAGCCCTACCTGCAATACTCT GCGAACACAGCCAGTCCGTAACATCGCAGAGGAGCTGGACCCAACTTTCACCACCAGAAAGAGAGACAGCCAGATATCCACCAGCCCACCACCAG gAATATGCCTGGCACCACGGACCCCTCACAGTATTTTCTATGATTACCTGCCTGAACCCACATTCGTCCCGCCCACCAGACGCCATGTTGACAAATTGGTGCGGCCCAAAGCCAAAGAGAAACGAGAGAACTGCAAGCAACAGTAA
- the ccdc50b gene encoding coiled-coil domain-containing protein 50 isoform X1 encodes MTEIETEIDKSHLPRVYDVCQCFSVLEDGALAQSLQEQEIEQFYSSNVQKNQAVQSDVRLARRLQEEEEQRVHQSHQIQQMEEQDCEYAKMIQEELRRRDEEARRREEEDEELAKRLQEEEELEMKQQRAEAGQPADTTHSPLSEELWAQLVRDAELARTLQEEDGQPDRKSRGSDVDFRAAQVAQDEEIARYMQRQERKNSRSRRSQDLEVQERSLEVIRKDADNTTSRKLHCVQMEPLQMPRERLNSEGLHSPVEEEHTLEQHHLSPTCNTLRTQPVRNIAEELDPTFTTRKRDSQISTSPPPGICLAPRTPHSIFYDYLPEPTFVPPTRRHVDKLVRPKAKEKRENCKQQ; translated from the exons TGTGTCAGTGTTTCTCAGTGCTGGAGGATGGAGCGCTCGCTCAGAGCCTTCAGGAGCAGGAGA TCGAGCAGTTCTACAGCTCTAACGTGCAGAAGAACCAGGCGGTGCAGAGTGATGTTCGTCTAGCCCGAcggctgcaggaggaggaggagcagagggTTCATCAAAGCCACCAGATTCAGCAAAT GGAGGAACAGGACTGTGAGTACGCAAAGATGATTCAGGAGGAGCTCAGAAGACGCGACGAAGAAGCTCGGAGGAGAGAAGAAGAGGATGAG GAACTGGCCAAGCgtctgcaggaggaggaggagctggagatgAAGCAGCAGAGAGCTGAGGCCGGTCAGCCTGCGGACACCACACACTCCCCACTCAGTGAAG AGCTGTGGGCGCAGTTGGTGCGGGATGCTGAGCTGGCCCGTACTCTACAGGAGGAAGATGGGCAGCCTGACAGGAAG AGCCGGGGATCAGACGTGGATTTCCGTGCTGCTCAAGTGGCGCAGGATGAG GAGATTGCCCGCTACATGCAGCGACAGGAGCGAAAGAACAGCAGGAGCAGGAGGTCACAGGACCTAGAGGTCCAGGAGAGGTCACTTGAGGTCATTCGGAAAGACGCTGACAACACGACCAGCAGAAAA TTACACTGTGTGCAGATGGAGCCTCTGCAAATGCCGAGGGAGAGGCTGAACTCTGAGGGTCTTCACTCACCTGTGGAAGAGGAACACACACTCGAGCAGCATCACCTAAGCCCTACCTGCAATACTCT GCGAACACAGCCAGTCCGTAACATCGCAGAGGAGCTGGACCCAACTTTCACCACCAGAAAGAGAGACAGCCAGATATCCACCAGCCCACCACCAG gAATATGCCTGGCACCACGGACCCCTCACAGTATTTTCTATGATTACCTGCCTGAACCCACATTCGTCCCGCCCACCAGACGCCATGTTGACAAATTGGTGCGGCCCAAAGCCAAAGAGAAACGAGAGAACTGCAAGCAACAGTAA